ttcccttcccccagctccttggCATGTTCTCGCTCTCTGAAGGCCCTTCTGTTTGCCATGTCTGTAGGGGTGTCACTAGCAATCCTGCTGGGGTTTGGGTGGAGATTTTTCTTCACGCTTTTTTCGGTGGTGTGAAGAGCAGTGTCCGCTTGAAGCTGTGATGGGGGTATAGGACCCAGCCTCTCTGCTAATGACACAGCCGTCAGGGTGTGCGGATAAGGCTCTCACTGTATCTCTGTCCTGTGCAGCTCAGCAGTACAATTTCTCCAGGAAAGAACCTAAAACATGTGCCTTTTATAACGTCGTAGGAAGGCAGCAGCGGTAGCCTGGCCTGCAAGGGGGTTGCTATGATTTTAAAAAGCCCTGTCAGCTCAGTGCAAAGTCCTTACCTGTGCTTGGCTTTTCCAGAGAACATTCCTGAGAAGTGGACTCCGGAAGTGAAACACTTCTGCCCTAATGTTCCTATCATCCTGGTCGGAAACAAGAAGGACCTACGGAATGATGAGCACACCCGGAGGGAGCTAGCGAAGATGAAGCAGGTAAAGGGGCTACATAACCTCTAGTTGCAATGCCAGCATCCCTTCAAGGAAAGTTCCACCACATCTGTGCAGACACGTTTGCTCTTCTTGCTGTGCTGCGTAGCCCCACGGCAACCACAGTGCATCTGGGGTCAGGCATGTTCTGTGGGGATAAGTCAGGCCTGCAGCTACTTGTAACTTCCTCTTTCAGAGTGCCCTGGAGCCTCTCGTGCATTGAGGGGTAGAGGGTGGTTGCCCATTGAGAGCAGCTGCCTCTGCACGAGGCAATGGTGATCCCTGCTCCACAGTAACAGGGCAATCCCTTGGCTCAGCCCAGACTGACCTGCTGATGCCTTTCCCAGCTGTGCAGTTACTCCTGCGGAGGTTTACTGACTGCTGTTGCTGCCTTGTTAATGTTCCAGCAGAATCCCAGTCCCTGAGAGGTGCAGGATATTAAAGTATTTCCAGAGACGATCCTAGCTGCTCCTCCACAGAGGGAGGCACTCAGATAGGAGTAGTCATGGTTGTATCAGTACCTAGAGGTGCGGCGCCTCTCTGACTGCATGTCTGGCCTGCTTAACTCCGCAttctaaaggtttattttgtAATTACTCTTAGGAGCCAGTGAAGCCGGAGGAAGGGAGGGACATGGCTAACAGAATCAATGCCTTTGGATACCTCGAGTGCTCTGCCAAGACGAAGGATGGCGTGCGGGAAGTCTTTGAGATGGCCACTCGGGCTGGCTTACAAGTCAGGAAAAACAAGAAGCGTAAAGGCTGCCCACTCCTGTAAAGCAGCAATGCCCGTGAAGAAGGTGACTGCCATCTGTACTGTATCTGTCTtttcctgcacccccctcccatgTGTGTGAACGGGGTACAGGATGGGAAAAGCGCTGTTAGGTCTGATGTCTAGAGAATACAATGTGGCCTGCACCCCACTGCCCAAAACCCACTACCTGAAGCACGTACGGGAGGCGTCT
The sequence above is a segment of the Eretmochelys imbricata isolate rEreImb1 chromosome 21, rEreImb1.hap1, whole genome shotgun sequence genome. Coding sequences within it:
- the RHOC gene encoding rho-related GTP-binding protein RhoC, which codes for MAAIRKKLVIVGDGACGKTCLLIVFSKDQFPEVYVPTVFENYIADIEVDGKQVELALWDTAGQEDYDRLRPLSYPDTDVILMCFSIDSPDSLENIPEKWTPEVKHFCPNVPIILVGNKKDLRNDEHTRRELAKMKQEPVKPEEGRDMANRINAFGYLECSAKTKDGVREVFEMATRAGLQVRKNKKRKGCPLL